Proteins from one Falco cherrug isolate bFalChe1 chromosome 7, bFalChe1.pri, whole genome shotgun sequence genomic window:
- the FKBP3 gene encoding peptidyl-prolyl cis-trans isomerase FKBP3 yields MAAAAAAPAQPWTAEELRSEALPKKDIIKFLQEHAAQAFLAEYKLLGQVKNVAKTANKEQLIAAYTQLFHTQRFKGTDGADKAAEKAKPAKAEEAKGKAAAKPEEAVEEGPPKYTKSILKKGDKTNFPKKGDTVHCWYTGKLQDGTVFDTNIQTSSKKKKAAKPLSFKVGVGKVIRGWDEALLTMSKGEKAQLEIEPEWAYGKKGQPDAKIPPNAKLFFEVELVDIE; encoded by the exons atggcggcggcggcggcggctccggcaCAGCCCTGGACGGCTGAGGAGCTGCGGAGCGAGGCGCTGCCCAAGAAGGATATCATCAAGTTCCTCCAGGAGCACGCAGCGCAGGCG TTCCTGGCGGAGTACaagctgctggggcaggtgaAGAACGTGGCGAAGACGGCGAATAAGGAGCAGCTCATCGCGGCCTACACGCAGCTTTTCCACACGCag CGGTTCAAGGGCACGGACGGCGCGGACAAGGCGGCGGAGAAGGCGAAGCCCGCTAAGGCGGAGGAGGCCAAAGGGAAGGCGGCGGCGAAGCCCGAGGAGGCCGTGGAGGAG gGGCCACCAAAGTATACAAAGTCAATTTTAAAGAAGGGTGATAAAACCAACTTTCCGAAGAAAGGAGACACCGTTCACTGCTGGTATACGGGAAAGCTACAGGATGGAACTGTCTTCGATACCAATATTCAAACAA gttcaaagaagaaaaaagcagcaaaacctttAAGTTTCAAAGTTGGCGTAGGAAAAGTAATCAGAGGT tgggatGAAGCTCTCTTGACAATGAGTAAAGGAGAGAAGGCTCAACTGGAAATTGAACCCGAGTGGGCATACGGCAAGAAAGGGCAGCCGGATGCCAA GATTCCACCAAATGCAAAACTTTTCTTTGAAGTGGAATTGGTGGATATTGAATGA